A window of Candidatus Vicinibacter proximus contains these coding sequences:
- a CDS encoding gliding motility-associated C-terminal domain-containing protein, whose product MEYRITSTCFKDSVGMDTISLQSLYGCDSVIIREIKYLPVKIEWTIEDVSCYQAHDGKIILNNLRNVTLPVQFMLNGIVLNDLTGLEGLQAGQYTFFIRDSRMCISDTINIHIVEPELLKVDAGKDQEMDKPDLINLNALTNRPVIRYHWYPEDLFNCKECPSTSVNVKENLKIYVNVIDSNGCEATDTVNFIIREGGEIYFPKIFSPNSDGINDGFTLFGNPGTNVILLRIYDRWGELIFEKENFGTNNEYEGWDGTYKGNEISPGVYVFYTEIELLDGTRRTITGDITLVR is encoded by the coding sequence TTGGAATATAGAATAACATCCACTTGTTTCAAAGATTCTGTTGGTATGGATACAATATCCCTGCAATCTCTATATGGATGTGATAGTGTAATTATCCGAGAGATTAAATACCTTCCTGTTAAGATTGAATGGACAATCGAGGATGTAAGTTGTTACCAAGCTCATGATGGTAAAATTATTTTAAATAATTTAAGGAATGTCACTCTTCCTGTTCAATTTATGCTTAATGGAATTGTTTTAAATGATCTGACAGGATTGGAGGGCCTACAGGCTGGTCAGTATACTTTCTTCATTCGGGATTCCAGAATGTGCATTTCAGATACGATAAATATACATATTGTTGAGCCTGAGTTATTAAAGGTTGATGCAGGCAAGGATCAAGAAATGGATAAACCTGACCTAATTAATTTAAATGCATTAACTAATAGACCGGTTATAAGGTATCATTGGTATCCGGAAGATTTATTTAATTGTAAAGAATGTCCCTCAACCAGTGTGAACGTAAAAGAGAATTTGAAAATCTATGTGAATGTTATCGATTCAAATGGTTGTGAAGCCACGGATACTGTAAATTTTATTATTCGGGAGGGTGGTGAAATATATTTTCCTAAAATATTTAGTCCCAATAGTGATGGTATCAATGATGGGTTTACCTTATTTGGCAACCCGGGAACAAATGTTATCCTTTTAAGGATATATGACCGGTGGGGAGAGTTAATATTTGAAAAGGAGAATTTCGGTACCAATAATGAATATGAAGGGTGGGATGGAACTTATAAGGGTAATGAAATAAGTCCTGGAGTATATGTTTTTTATACCGAAATTGAATTGCTCGATGGCACAAGGCGCACAATAACCGGTGACATTACTTTGGTCAGATAG
- the queG gene encoding tRNA epoxyqueuosine(34) reductase QueG, which yields MKINKSLLHEKALQLGFDQIGIVKAQKLDKESKQLEEWLNKNYHGEMHYMERYFDLRTDPTLLLPGCKSVIVLSMNYDQPTQESKPNKPKISKYAFGKDYHKVIKKQCKKLIAYLKVLYGDIQIRAFVDSGPIMERIWAEKAGIGWNGKNTLNINPKKGSYYFLSCILTDLEFEYSQSIRDHCGTCKRCIDACPTGAIHQDGYLLDASKCISYLTIELRNAIPEEFRPKMENWIFGCDICQEVCPWNRFSVPSKVEDFKPNQDLLDLTLSEWLEISDETWNKLSFESPIKRAGKGNFQRNIRFIS from the coding sequence GTGAAAATCAATAAATCGCTCTTACATGAAAAGGCCTTACAATTAGGTTTTGACCAAATAGGTATTGTTAAGGCGCAAAAATTAGACAAGGAATCAAAACAACTTGAAGAGTGGTTGAATAAAAATTATCATGGTGAAATGCATTACATGGAGCGTTATTTTGACTTACGCACCGACCCAACATTGCTTTTACCAGGGTGCAAATCTGTCATTGTGTTGAGCATGAATTATGATCAACCCACACAAGAATCTAAACCAAATAAACCAAAAATATCAAAATATGCTTTCGGGAAGGATTACCATAAGGTCATTAAAAAACAATGCAAAAAATTGATTGCATACCTGAAGGTTTTATATGGAGATATTCAAATCCGGGCATTTGTTGATTCGGGTCCAATAATGGAAAGAATTTGGGCAGAAAAAGCTGGAATTGGTTGGAATGGCAAAAACACACTTAACATAAATCCAAAAAAGGGTTCTTATTATTTTCTAAGCTGCATTCTTACGGATTTGGAGTTTGAATATTCCCAGTCCATAAGGGATCATTGTGGAACTTGTAAAAGATGTATCGATGCTTGTCCAACCGGTGCAATTCATCAGGATGGTTATCTGTTGGATGCCTCAAAATGCATTTCCTACCTTACTATTGAGTTAAGAAATGCCATTCCGGAAGAATTCAGACCCAAAATGGAAAACTGGATTTTCGGATGTGATATTTGTCAGGAAGTGTGCCCGTGGAACCGCTTTTCTGTCCCCTCAAAGGTTGAAGATTTCAAACCAAATCAAGATTTATTGGACCTGACTTTATCAGAATGGTTAGAAATTTCAGATGAAACCTGGAATAAATTATCATTCGAATCACCCATTAAAAGAGCAGGAAAGGGAAATTTTCAAAGAAATATCCGCTTTATTTCCTGA
- a CDS encoding outer membrane beta-barrel protein produces the protein MKTVFLSLLLGIQMMLNAQVTPPPAPPSPPTPPEPPSMEKKENGDTVKIKLGDRDIFIIERKSEDKKSKKENDDDDDDDDDDKSIDRKHSNKENINPEKKHKKSKGADVDFLDIDLGLNLLQSNKVNNEVLVNDLENKPFSSWSWTLNFLPTKIYLGSKNVQLMTSLGWRIGELTFKEKLSFEPNQTLVYTKDDKVKVSSMDFQHLQIPLMLYFQSNKIKGLGRIGMGVGGYAGVLVHQESEVRREDVRRKIETEEDFGFNTYRYGLSSRIDIGALKFYANYDLSPTWEKNDFRTLECGIWLDF, from the coding sequence ATGAAAACTGTTTTTTTATCTCTATTGCTCGGTATCCAAATGATGCTCAATGCTCAAGTAACTCCACCTCCTGCTCCTCCTTCTCCACCAACACCGCCGGAACCACCTTCAATGGAAAAAAAAGAAAATGGTGACACCGTCAAAATAAAACTTGGTGACAGGGATATTTTTATTATTGAACGCAAAAGTGAAGATAAGAAGTCAAAAAAGGAGAATGATGATGATGATGATGATGATGATGATGACAAAAGCATAGATCGCAAACATTCAAATAAAGAAAATATCAATCCCGAAAAAAAACATAAGAAATCAAAGGGCGCTGATGTTGATTTTCTTGATATTGACTTAGGATTAAATCTACTACAAAGTAATAAGGTCAATAACGAAGTTTTGGTCAATGATCTTGAAAATAAACCATTTAGTTCCTGGTCCTGGACTCTCAACTTTCTACCTACTAAGATATATTTAGGGAGTAAAAATGTACAGCTCATGACATCTTTAGGTTGGAGAATTGGAGAATTAACTTTTAAAGAAAAACTGAGTTTTGAACCAAATCAAACCTTGGTATATACAAAGGATGATAAAGTTAAAGTATCCAGTATGGATTTCCAACATTTACAAATACCTCTTATGTTATACTTCCAAAGCAACAAAATTAAAGGCCTGGGAAGAATTGGAATGGGTGTAGGGGGCTATGCTGGAGTGTTGGTGCATCAGGAATCAGAAGTGAGAAGGGAGGATGTCAGGAGAAAAATCGAAACCGAAGAAGACTTTGGTTTTAACACATATCGCTATGGTCTTAGCAGTAGAATTGATATAGGCGCTTTAAAGTTCTATGCCAACTATGATCTTAGTCCTACCTGGGAAAAAAATGACTTTCGGACTTTGGAGTGCGGAATCTGGTTAGATTTCTAA
- a CDS encoding OmpA family protein — protein MKLVETLTSYLTPDLIKKASEYLTESEHATVKGFNAAIPSILGAIIHDSSNKSTMDQIWDLVTQMDNESFDLENLENLFEGKYENRLENRFGSILLEVLFGQRFQAVNQELSNYAEFKSENSASKLLNLTAPLVLAYLKKKALLEDYGISGLTMWLGSFKKEVQTSVPSSLFSILNFGNPGENLDKMTSAPTYEHDHSNNNWGMWLIGLLALLAFLWFVMKSCNKNEWNNNKESTTLKIDSTTIKTGDQTKEIDNTADGLIAKLDSVVQAKWAILGKPIKLSLPGGIDINIPEKGVEARLVNFIEDKNKTIDKTTWFDFDRILFETGSSKLNPASQIQINNITAILKAFPQVNIKVGGYTDNVGDPKVNQKLSQARAEMVMSALLTNGIESRRMEAEGYGQEHPVGDNKTESGRDLNRRVSLRVTKK, from the coding sequence ATGAAATTAGTCGAAACCCTCACAAGCTATTTGACCCCCGACCTAATTAAAAAGGCGTCTGAATACTTAACAGAATCTGAACATGCTACCGTTAAGGGCTTTAATGCAGCTATACCATCCATTCTCGGAGCAATTATTCATGACTCCTCTAATAAAAGTACCATGGACCAAATCTGGGATTTAGTTACCCAAATGGATAACGAATCTTTTGATTTAGAAAATCTGGAAAATCTTTTTGAAGGAAAATATGAAAACCGGTTAGAAAACAGGTTTGGAAGCATACTGCTTGAAGTATTATTTGGTCAAAGATTTCAGGCCGTTAATCAGGAACTTAGCAATTATGCAGAATTTAAAAGTGAAAACTCTGCATCTAAATTATTGAATTTAACAGCTCCACTGGTCCTTGCTTATTTAAAAAAGAAAGCACTTTTAGAAGACTATGGTATTAGCGGATTGACCATGTGGTTAGGGAGTTTTAAAAAAGAGGTTCAAACTTCAGTACCCTCTTCACTTTTTTCAATTTTAAACTTTGGAAATCCCGGAGAAAATTTAGATAAAATGACTTCCGCTCCAACCTATGAGCATGACCATTCAAATAATAATTGGGGGATGTGGTTAATAGGATTACTTGCATTACTCGCCTTTTTGTGGTTTGTTATGAAAAGTTGTAATAAAAATGAATGGAACAACAATAAGGAAAGTACAACCTTAAAAATTGATTCTACAACAATTAAAACTGGCGATCAAACCAAAGAAATAGATAACACTGCTGACGGACTTATAGCCAAACTCGATTCTGTAGTCCAAGCGAAGTGGGCAATATTGGGAAAGCCAATCAAGCTTTCACTGCCCGGTGGAATAGATATAAATATTCCTGAAAAAGGGGTTGAGGCCAGGTTAGTTAACTTTATCGAAGATAAAAACAAGACAATTGATAAAACAACTTGGTTTGATTTTGACAGAATCCTTTTTGAAACTGGATCAAGTAAGCTCAATCCTGCTTCACAAATTCAAATCAATAACATTACCGCCATATTGAAAGCCTTCCCACAGGTTAATATCAAAGTGGGAGGTTACACAGATAATGTAGGCGACCCAAAGGTTAATCAAAAATTATCACAGGCCAGAGCTGAAATGGTAATGTCTGCACTGCTTACCAATGGGATTGAGTCTAGAAGAATGGAGGCTGAAGGTTATGGTCAGGAACACCCTGTAGGTGATAATAAAACGGAATCCGGAAGAGATTTAAATCGTAGGGTTTCCTTAAGGGTAACAAAAAAATAG
- a CDS encoding putative metal-dependent hydrolase, with protein sequence MDLEKLKYPIGKWSSPEVIDSEMIIAWIADIASVPGLLSNLVNHGKDVNLALTYRNGGWTIRQLVHHLADSHINAYVRHKLAASEQTPIINPYNEGLWSVMKDVKDVDVQISLQLLDALHQRWTVFLSSLSHEELKKSFFHPGHNRLITLGESIGMYSWHGKHHLAHIMLALGQGNY encoded by the coding sequence ATGGATTTAGAAAAGTTAAAATACCCAATTGGTAAATGGAGTTCGCCTGAGGTTATTGATTCAGAAATGATAATTGCCTGGATAGCTGACATTGCAAGTGTTCCAGGTCTGCTTTCCAACTTAGTCAACCATGGTAAGGATGTAAATCTTGCATTGACCTATAGAAATGGGGGTTGGACGATCCGTCAACTTGTACATCACCTTGCCGACAGTCATATCAATGCCTACGTCCGCCATAAGCTGGCAGCTTCTGAGCAAACACCAATCATTAACCCATATAATGAAGGATTGTGGTCCGTAATGAAAGATGTAAAAGATGTGGATGTTCAAATATCCCTACAATTGCTAGATGCCTTGCATCAAAGGTGGACAGTATTTTTGTCCAGTTTAAGTCATGAGGAATTGAAAAAAAGTTTTTTTCACCCGGGACACAATAGATTAATCACGTTGGGCGAGTCTATTGGGATGTACAGCTGGCATGGCAAACACCATCTAGCGCACATTATGCTGGCACTTGGCCAGGGAAACTATTGA
- the serC gene encoding 3-phosphoserine/phosphohydroxythreonine transaminase codes for MKKHNFYAGPAILPQSVLKQAADSVINFSNMDLSLLEISHRSKEFEAVMAEAEQLVRELLSLNDDYAVLFLSGGASTQFFMVPMNLLGETEKAYYINTGTWATLAIKEARNFGKVEVLASSENDYFRQIPKGFAVPNDGAYLHLTSNNTIYGSQFQTFPKAAIPIVCDMSSDIFSKKIDGKDFGLIYAGAQKNMGPAGVTLVVVRKDLLGRTQRILPTMLNYKTHAEKGSMYNTPPVFPIYVSMLTMRWIKQMGGLEAMEKRNQLKAEILYHEIDNNPCFEGTVLKEDRSWMNVVFVPKQKEYETLFLEECKKAGCVGLAGHRSVGGFRASLYNALEKESVEVLVEVMQSFALKYA; via the coding sequence ATGAAAAAACACAATTTCTACGCAGGTCCTGCAATCCTGCCACAATCGGTTCTAAAACAGGCAGCAGATTCAGTAATTAATTTCAGTAATATGGATCTTTCCTTACTTGAGATTTCCCACAGAAGTAAGGAATTTGAAGCTGTTATGGCTGAAGCAGAACAACTTGTGCGAGAATTACTCTCTCTGAATGATGATTATGCTGTATTATTTCTCTCCGGAGGAGCCAGCACACAATTTTTTATGGTTCCAATGAATCTACTCGGAGAAACTGAGAAAGCATATTACATAAACACAGGAACTTGGGCAACATTGGCCATTAAGGAAGCAAGAAATTTTGGAAAAGTTGAGGTTTTGGCTTCTTCGGAAAATGATTATTTTAGGCAAATACCAAAAGGATTTGCTGTTCCCAATGATGGGGCCTATCTTCATTTGACATCCAATAACACCATTTATGGGAGTCAATTTCAAACATTTCCAAAGGCGGCAATTCCCATAGTCTGTGATATGTCTTCAGACATCTTTAGTAAAAAAATTGATGGAAAAGATTTTGGATTAATTTATGCCGGTGCTCAAAAAAATATGGGCCCTGCAGGAGTCACGCTTGTTGTAGTAAGAAAAGATCTATTGGGTAGAACCCAAAGAATATTGCCGACCATGTTAAACTACAAAACACATGCTGAAAAGGGATCTATGTATAACACCCCACCAGTTTTTCCTATTTATGTTTCCATGTTAACCATGAGATGGATAAAACAAATGGGCGGTTTGGAGGCAATGGAAAAACGAAACCAGCTCAAAGCAGAAATTCTTTATCATGAAATTGACAATAACCCTTGTTTTGAAGGAACTGTTTTAAAAGAAGACAGATCGTGGATGAATGTCGTTTTTGTTCCTAAACAAAAAGAATATGAAACATTATTCCTTGAAGAATGTAAAAAAGCGGGTTGTGTTGGACTTGCAGGACATAGATCTGTAGGGGGATTCAGGGCATCTTTATACAATGCGTTGGAAAAAGAAAGTGTTGAAGTTCTGGTAGAGGTAATGCAAAGTTTTGCACTTAAATATGCTTAG
- a CDS encoding porin family protein, whose translation MNKIFSTLTLVFFMLVSFTAFSQEKFWVGLDLNFNSNKVGDADGTSSFGLAPTLGYMFSDNMGIGLEVNFRQPHKDHTIFGATPFLRYGKSVGDKATLFGDLGVGFSTGKETIGTVETKNSVFGIGISPGVMYKFADRWSAIGHFGFLGFTSDSEK comes from the coding sequence ATGAACAAAATTTTTTCAACTTTGACATTGGTTTTCTTTATGCTGGTGTCGTTTACTGCTTTCAGCCAAGAAAAGTTCTGGGTCGGATTGGACTTAAATTTTAACTCTAACAAAGTGGGTGATGCTGATGGAACTTCTTCTTTCGGTCTTGCACCTACACTTGGTTATATGTTTAGTGATAATATGGGTATTGGTCTTGAAGTCAACTTCAGACAGCCTCATAAGGATCATACCATTTTTGGAGCTACTCCTTTCCTCAGATATGGAAAGAGTGTTGGAGATAAAGCTACCCTTTTTGGAGATTTAGGAGTTGGTTTTTCTACTGGGAAAGAAACAATTGGTACCGTTGAGACTAAAAACTCTGTTTTCGGTATTGGAATCAGCCCGGGAGTAATGTACAAGTTTGCCGATCGTTGGTCTGCCATCGGACATTTTGGTTTCCTTGGATTCACATCTGACAGTGAAAAGTAG
- a CDS encoding succinate dehydrogenase/fumarate reductase iron-sulfur subunit yields MKLNLKIWRQKSPAQKGGFEKYSVEANEHMSFLEMLDVLNQDLIDEKKEPVAFDHDCREGICGACSMVINGRPHGPNSGTTTCQLHMRFFKEGDTVVVEPFRARSFPVIKDLVVDRGAFDRIIQAGGYISVNTGQAMDGNSIPIEKDLASKAFDAAACIGCGACVAACPNGSAMLFTAAKVSHLGLLPQGEVENSRRVLNMIKQMDEEGFGMCSNVGACEAECPKEISLENIARLNRYYTTAVLTSDLKS; encoded by the coding sequence ATGAAGCTGAATCTTAAAATTTGGAGACAAAAGTCACCTGCCCAGAAAGGTGGTTTTGAAAAATATTCCGTAGAGGCCAATGAACATATGTCATTTCTTGAAATGCTGGATGTGCTGAACCAGGACCTGATTGATGAGAAAAAAGAACCAGTCGCATTTGATCATGATTGTCGTGAAGGAATCTGCGGAGCTTGCAGTATGGTTATAAATGGCAGACCTCATGGTCCAAACAGTGGAACCACCACCTGTCAGTTGCATATGAGATTTTTTAAAGAAGGCGATACAGTTGTAGTAGAGCCTTTTAGAGCCAGGTCATTCCCTGTAATTAAAGATCTGGTGGTGGATAGAGGAGCCTTTGATAGAATAATCCAGGCAGGTGGATATATATCTGTCAACACAGGTCAAGCAATGGATGGAAATTCCATCCCAATTGAAAAAGACTTGGCATCGAAGGCTTTTGATGCTGCCGCTTGCATAGGCTGTGGAGCTTGCGTTGCGGCCTGTCCCAATGGGTCTGCCATGCTCTTCACTGCTGCCAAAGTTTCTCATCTGGGATTGTTGCCCCAGGGTGAAGTGGAAAACTCAAGGAGGGTATTGAATATGATTAAACAAATGGATGAAGAAGGTTTTGGTATGTGTTCTAATGTAGGTGCTTGCGAAGCTGAATGTCCAAAAGAAATATCCCTTGAAAATATAGCCAGATTGAACAGATATTACACCACCGCAGTCTTAACTTCAGACCTTAAATCTTAA
- a CDS encoding RNA polymerase sigma factor has protein sequence MESLVERVKRADQRACRELYDQFSKPMYNLCLRMMNHEHDALDVLQEAFVKIFQNIGQLDQEGLLPAWIKRICVNTCLQSIEKKKKLRFEDIENTPVLINMNDEENLVNEEEFENNLNKIMSSLSLLPEKYRIVFTMYAIEDFSHEEISQMLGIANATSRSQYLRAKQKLVEILKKNENYERSTQRMYTTA, from the coding sequence ATGGAGTCCCTTGTAGAAAGAGTAAAAAGAGCCGACCAGAGAGCGTGCAGGGAATTGTATGATCAATTCAGTAAACCCATGTACAACCTTTGTCTGAGAATGATGAATCATGAGCACGATGCTCTGGATGTCTTGCAGGAGGCTTTTGTCAAGATTTTCCAGAACATAGGTCAATTGGATCAGGAAGGATTATTGCCAGCATGGATTAAAAGAATTTGCGTGAACACATGCCTTCAGTCAATTGAAAAAAAGAAAAAATTGAGATTTGAAGACATAGAAAATACGCCTGTCCTTATAAACATGAATGATGAAGAAAATTTGGTAAATGAGGAAGAGTTTGAAAATAATCTTAATAAAATAATGTCATCTCTTAGTCTGCTGCCGGAAAAATACAGAATTGTTTTTACGATGTATGCCATAGAAGATTTTTCCCACGAAGAAATAAGCCAGATGCTGGGGATAGCAAATGCAACATCAAGAAGTCAATATTTAAGGGCCAAACAAAAGTTGGTTGAAATTTTAAAAAAAAATGAAAATTATGAAAGATCGACTCAAAGAATGTATACAACTGCATAA
- a CDS encoding 5'-nucleotidase C-terminal domain-containing protein, protein MKKSAMINNKLFYFLFIGLFFSCSITGIRRHKEHSASVIPSQIKFTILQFNDFYEIAPLEGGKIGGAARIATIRNKLIQENPNTYTVLAGDFLSPSLLGTLKFEGERIRGKQMIEVLNVLGLDLAAFGNHEFDIDESALLKRINESKFDWVSSNILYKTAQGSRPFVKQIEGNSQEIPKYKIVTFHNKSNSSVRVGFISPCLPANPVKFVEYEDIFASVEATLKLLESKVDFVVLLSHLTKEDDRKMGELFPKINLILGGHEHDHMLFKAGRALVTKADANAKTVYVHRITFDSENRKATIDPELITLNESVVLDGKVNLVVEKWKAIENKLMREMGFDPEEQLLTLSKPYDAREVVIRNIPSTFCKMIAKSMSTAYPESECAIMNSGSVRVDDVLLEKLSQYDILRSMPYGGNVLSVKMKGSLLKKILDIGWASKGRGAFLQWDRIDRTETGNWLIQEKVLEVDREYIVAMNEFLLTGLESGLDFLKEGNPEILEVTKPAVENTNDYRRDIRLVVINYLKKGGR, encoded by the coding sequence ATGAAAAAATCGGCTATGATAAATAATAAATTATTCTATTTCCTTTTTATTGGATTATTCTTCAGCTGTTCAATAACAGGTATTCGGAGACACAAAGAACATTCTGCTTCGGTAATTCCTAGCCAGATCAAATTTACCATTCTACAATTTAATGATTTTTATGAAATTGCACCCCTCGAAGGTGGCAAAATAGGCGGAGCAGCCAGAATTGCAACAATTAGAAACAAACTCATCCAGGAAAATCCAAATACATATACTGTTTTAGCCGGAGATTTTCTTAGCCCGTCACTTCTTGGTACTTTAAAATTTGAAGGCGAGAGAATTCGTGGGAAGCAGATGATAGAAGTATTAAATGTTTTGGGTTTAGATCTTGCTGCATTTGGAAATCATGAGTTCGATATTGACGAATCTGCACTTTTAAAGAGGATCAACGAGTCAAAATTTGATTGGGTTTCCTCTAATATTTTATATAAGACTGCTCAGGGATCCAGACCTTTTGTTAAGCAGATAGAAGGAAATTCACAGGAAATCCCAAAATATAAAATCGTAACGTTCCATAATAAATCAAATTCCTCGGTGAGGGTAGGATTTATTTCTCCTTGTTTACCGGCTAATCCGGTAAAATTTGTAGAGTATGAGGATATTTTTGCCAGTGTAGAAGCAACTTTAAAATTATTAGAATCCAAAGTTGACTTTGTGGTTTTATTGAGTCACCTGACTAAAGAAGATGATCGTAAAATGGGTGAGCTATTTCCAAAGATTAATTTAATTCTTGGAGGACATGAGCACGATCACATGTTGTTTAAAGCAGGTAGGGCATTAGTCACCAAAGCAGATGCTAACGCCAAGACCGTTTATGTTCATAGGATTACATTCGATTCGGAAAATCGAAAAGCTACTATTGATCCTGAACTGATCACCTTAAATGAATCTGTAGTTTTGGATGGCAAGGTCAATTTAGTCGTGGAGAAGTGGAAGGCAATAGAGAATAAATTGATGAGGGAGATGGGATTTGATCCGGAAGAACAATTATTAACGCTTTCAAAACCCTATGATGCCAGAGAAGTAGTAATAAGGAATATTCCTTCTACTTTTTGCAAGATGATTGCAAAGTCCATGAGTACTGCCTATCCTGAAAGTGAATGTGCAATAATGAATTCTGGAAGTGTCCGGGTGGATGATGTACTATTAGAAAAACTTTCTCAATACGATATTTTGAGATCCATGCCTTATGGAGGTAATGTTTTATCCGTTAAGATGAAAGGTAGTTTACTTAAAAAGATTCTAGATATTGGTTGGGCCAGCAAAGGAAGGGGTGCCTTTCTTCAATGGGACAGAATTGATCGTACTGAAACAGGAAATTGGTTAATACAGGAAAAGGTCCTTGAAGTTGATAGAGAATATATAGTAGCCATGAATGAATTTCTATTGACGGGGCTTGAGTCAGGATTGGATTTTTTAAAAGAAGGAAATCCGGAGATCTTAGAAGTAACAAAACCCGCAGTTGAAAACACCAATGACTACAGGCGTGACATTAGATTGGTGGTCATAAATTATTTGAAAAAAGGCGGTAGGTAA
- a CDS encoding M48 family metallopeptidase, whose amino-acid sequence MLRIKPFKEIQKIKFLDFELPLEIHFEYRMSARVSLGKNKAIVRIPIIASSGQKDQHILWAKEWIYKKITKDPSFSKKYSPRVYENGSKFQVRQTEFTIFISESDKRINGVGKRIKTNIFIELPKNLDSIASQKMISDIMSKVMSTTYLNGVKSRVQSINEKFFKQEINSIRLRNNNSNWGSCSTNKNISLSSRLLLCPDFILDYIIIHELSHLVHHNHSKAYWNLVESVMPDYMTAEKWLKKHGEEYHW is encoded by the coding sequence ATGCTTAGAATAAAACCTTTTAAAGAAATACAAAAAATCAAATTTCTTGATTTTGAATTACCTCTTGAAATTCACTTTGAATACAGGATGTCTGCAAGGGTCTCTCTTGGCAAAAATAAAGCAATAGTCCGAATTCCAATAATTGCCAGCAGTGGACAAAAGGATCAGCATATCCTGTGGGCAAAGGAATGGATTTATAAAAAAATCACAAAAGATCCCAGCTTTAGTAAAAAATATAGCCCGCGCGTATATGAAAATGGTTCAAAATTTCAAGTCAGACAAACTGAATTTACCATTTTCATTTCAGAATCTGATAAAAGAATAAATGGAGTTGGAAAAAGAATTAAGACCAATATTTTTATTGAACTTCCTAAAAATTTAGATTCCATAGCCAGTCAAAAAATGATTAGCGACATCATGAGTAAAGTTATGTCTACAACCTATTTAAATGGAGTCAAATCAAGAGTTCAATCTATCAACGAAAAGTTTTTTAAACAGGAAATCAACTCGATCAGATTAAGAAACAATAACAGCAATTGGGGATCATGTAGTACAAACAAGAACATTAGTCTTTCTTCCAGACTCTTGTTGTGTCCTGATTTCATTCTTGACTATATAATAATACACGAATTATCTCATCTGGTGCACCACAACCATTCAAAAGCATACTGGAATCTTGTAGAATCGGTGATGCCTGACTATATGACTGCTGAAAAATGGTTAAAAAAACATGGTGAAGAATATCACTGGTAA